In one window of Synechococcus sp. M16CYN DNA:
- a CDS encoding prohibitin family protein — protein MIQTPRPINDPANTLIVLVAVVLTTVLLAGQALFIVPAGKVAVVTTLGKVSGGSRLPGLNLKIPLLQSVYPFDVRTQVRPEEFATLTKDLQVIEATATMKYAVRPNEAGRIYRTIAGNDRDIYPRIIQPSLLKALKSVFSQYELVTIATEWNDISAIVERTVADELNKFDYVEVRGLDLTGLQIAEEYRAAIEQKQIAEQQLLRAQTEVKIAEQEAIRYNTLNRSLDDQVLFKLFLDKWDGKTEVVPALPGSLGNTPSVIVGRRN, from the coding sequence ATGATCCAAACTCCCCGACCTATCAATGATCCTGCTAACACGCTAATTGTGCTTGTAGCGGTTGTGCTGACTACAGTCTTACTCGCCGGCCAAGCCTTATTTATTGTTCCAGCTGGCAAAGTCGCCGTAGTTACAACTCTAGGAAAAGTGAGTGGAGGTTCTCGTTTACCTGGACTGAATCTTAAAATACCGCTTCTACAATCAGTTTATCCTTTCGATGTACGTACACAAGTTCGGCCGGAAGAATTTGCTACGCTCACAAAGGATCTTCAGGTTATTGAAGCCACGGCTACTATGAAATACGCGGTTCGACCTAATGAGGCTGGCCGCATTTATCGGACAATCGCAGGCAACGATCGTGATATCTACCCTCGTATCATACAACCTTCGCTTTTGAAAGCTCTCAAATCAGTTTTCTCTCAATATGAGTTAGTTACAATTGCCACGGAGTGGAACGATATATCTGCTATAGTTGAGCGCACTGTAGCAGATGAGCTTAACAAATTTGATTATGTTGAAGTCCGAGGACTTGATCTAACCGGTCTACAAATTGCGGAAGAATATCGCGCTGCAATTGAACAGAAACAAATTGCTGAGCAGCAGCTCTTGCGCGCCCAAACGGAGGTAAAAATCGCTGAGCAAGAGGCAATTCGATACAATACTCTGAACCGTAGTTTAGACGACCAAGTATTATTCAAGCTTTTTCTTGATAAATGGGATGGGAAAACAGAGGTTGTACCAGCACTTCCTGGCAGCTTGGGCAACACACCATCAGTAATTGTGGGCCGTCGAAATTAG
- the psbA gene encoding photosystem II q(b) protein, with protein sequence MTTTIQQRSSASSWQSFCEWVTSTNNRLYVGWFGVLMIPTLLAATICFVIAFVAAPPVDIDGIREPVAGSLMYGNNIISGAVVPSSNAIGLHFYPIWEAASLDEWLYNGGPFQLVVFHFLIGIYAYMGREWELSYRLGMRPWICVAYSAPVAAASAVFLVYPFGQGSFSDAMPLGISGTFNYMLVFQAEHNILMHPFHMLGVAGVFGGSLFSAMHGSLVTSSLVRETTESESQNYGYKFGQEEETYNIVAAHGYFGRLIFQYASFNNSRSLHFFLAAWPVVGIWFTALGVSTMAFNLNGFNFNQSILDGQGRLLNTWADVLNRAGLGMEVMHERNAHNFPLDLAAAESTPVALQAPAIG encoded by the coding sequence ATGACCACAACCATCCAGCAGCGCTCCAGCGCTTCTAGTTGGCAGTCTTTCTGTGAGTGGGTCACTTCCACCAATAACCGTCTGTATGTCGGTTGGTTTGGTGTACTGATGATCCCAACTCTGTTGGCTGCCACCATTTGTTTTGTCATCGCTTTTGTTGCCGCACCTCCGGTTGACATCGATGGCATCCGTGAGCCTGTCGCTGGCTCTTTGATGTACGGCAACAACATCATCTCCGGTGCTGTTGTTCCTTCCAGTAACGCCATCGGCCTGCACTTCTATCCCATTTGGGAAGCAGCCTCACTCGACGAGTGGCTGTACAACGGCGGTCCTTTCCAGCTCGTTGTTTTCCACTTCCTTATCGGCATTTACGCCTATATGGGACGTGAGTGGGAACTGTCCTACCGCTTGGGTATGCGCCCCTGGATCTGTGTTGCTTACAGCGCTCCTGTCGCTGCTGCTTCCGCAGTGTTCCTGGTCTACCCCTTCGGTCAGGGTTCATTCTCAGATGCAATGCCCCTGGGCATTTCTGGAACTTTCAACTACATGTTGGTGTTCCAAGCAGAGCACAACATTCTGATGCACCCCTTCCATATGTTGGGTGTTGCAGGTGTTTTCGGCGGTAGCTTGTTCTCCGCAATGCACGGATCACTGGTGACTTCCTCCTTGGTGCGTGAAACGACCGAAAGCGAGTCCCAGAACTACGGCTATAAATTCGGCCAAGAGGAAGAGACTTACAACATCGTTGCTGCTCACGGCTACTTCGGTCGTCTGATCTTCCAGTACGCATCTTTCAATAACAGCCGCAGCCTTCACTTCTTCCTGGCTGCTTGGCCCGTTGTTGGCATCTGGTTCACCGCTCTTGGCGTGTCAACCATGGCCTTCAACCTGAATGGTTTCAACTTCAACCAGTCCATTCTTGATGGTCAAGGTCGTCTCTTGAATACTTGGGCCGATGTGTTGAATCGTGCCGGTCTTGGCATGGAAGTAATGCACGAGCGCAACGCTCACAACTTCCCTCTGGATCTAGCAGCTGCCGAATCCACTCCTGTGGCTCTGCAGGCACCTGCAATTGGTTGA